The genomic region TATGGTTTACTATTACTTACCTCTCTtctaagtgtaatgtcccctttccaaTCAAGATGTGTTTGTGGAATTAAAGTCAATTTCCTCTCTCTAGTGAGTTAAGTCAAGGCCTAAGTATAGTTCATCATCATTCTTAGGATGCTTGCTAATGTATTAGAAGTTGCAAAGGTCTCAAAATTCTAAGTGGGGTGTTTTCTAGTCTATCTCCAAGTATTTACAAGTTGTTAGACCTTTGGAGTTTTGGAGTTCTTTGCTCCAACCTCTATTTTCCCTTCCTTCTATCAATTCATTAAATTTCATCTTACCCACATGCCTCTCTTCTAAACCCCATTTTCCCCCTTATCAGATTTTCAAACTTGGCCTTATCAACATGTCTTTTGACCAATCTTCGCACCTCGTATCAATCAATTCAATCCATAACACAAATCTACAAAAGTGAAGATCTTTCAAGATGTCAGTTCCAATATCCATAGAAGTTAAGAAGGCATTTAATTTCTTTGGATTATTTACAAGAAATTATCGTGCACTTGGTTCCTACTGCTACAGTTGAAAGGAGTATGTTTGGATTGCAGTCTAAGTTTGGTTAAAGTGAGGCATGCTTTCATATTACCATAGTTTTTTGTAATCAATAGTTGGAATCGGTACGAATTACATCTCACCTTGTTCTGTGGAATTCTTCATGCTCGTGAGTGATCCCACTACAAATTATGTTACTCTTTGTTTGCCAACATTATAAAAGACTTTATAAGTTTCATTATTATAAAAGACTTTATAAGTTTCATTATTACGAGATCAAGGATCATATCTCTTGAAGTAGTCATGAATTCCTCATCTCTAGAATCCCTCTAGCCTTAAAGTCAGAGTTGAAGCCACGGGGAAGAATAACCCACAATCAACCACAAATGACTATCGCCAAAATTTACTTTTGGTAAAACTAGATGAGAAATCATATCGGAACTAAAGTTTCATTTGCAAATCTTTGATGcacttgaaattaaaaaaaaaaggtataAACGTTCACCTTGAATTTGCACATTTTACCAAAAACATGTAACAAAGCCTAAATCAGAAATTTGTTTAGTCGATATGATAGTTGAAAATATTGCCATAAAATGATTCAACATGTGATACATTAAAATAGAAGAGTTTTTCATTAAACAGTAAAAATTCCTTTAAAAAAAGGGAATGACAGCTACAAACAGATTCTgcccaaataaataaaaattaaataggtCAAAACATTACATGTTTAGAACTACCTGAGCACGCATCAAATTTTTATAAACAAATCAGGTTCATATGCAAATTCCTACAACCGTAAACAGAATGTAAAATATAATTCAATCACTATCTTCTAGGAATCCATATTCCTAAGAGTCATAAATATACTCCAATTAGTATATACAATGATATATTTTGAAATTCTATGTAGTTATAGTACTATCACTATGCTCTTCCTCCATTAGACAAGGGTAAATAATGACAGAAGAATCATACTACAGTGTTAGCTACTAAAAAGCATATTTGTTGGAACATGAAAAAACGCCAACATGCTTTCATGAGGACacgaaaaaaaaaattcagatcatGCTACCATGTTGAAATTTATTTGGAGCATTGCATCTTTATTATTGTAAATCCTATACCATCAATAGTAATGAATAATCTACACTCATATTGGAAGCAATAGTTACAGTCTACAAATAGAACTTAAATATGCTACATGAAACATGATCAAGAGATCAGACATCCCATGCATTTGTCACTTCGACAAAAATACCGGTACACAAAATTGTCACTTTAACAGCTTCTTGAAACTTCTCTGCAATAGATTAACCATGTCCTTAAATTGTACTTCCAATGCATAATATAGTTTAAAACAAAGACTATAATGAGTTTTCAATGCCAGAAAAAGCCAAAACTCTGGTCTTGAACCTACCCTTGCTAATCAGATAACTTAAGTCAACAGGAAATTGGTTGTTGCTTCagatatcctgaaaaaatcaaaataatacaaAACTACTCCAAATCAGGTAGAAAAGCCTCCACAACACCAACCTAAGCAGGGCGTATAATTCTGTCATGGAGAATATAGCCGAGCTGCACATGAACCAAAAGATATGCATTAAGACCCTTAGCAAAGCAAAGGAAATCCAAGTCTTTAATCCAGCCCCAATGGGGAACAACAAGTGTTTCAAACTCTGCCATGTAACATTCAACAaccaatttattttcttattttctaacaTCCATTATCTTTGCTCTCCTCTCTTGTGAGACTACTAGAagcatagatatcttaaatacatccatctctcaaaacaatttttaaatagATGTATTTCAGATATCTATGGTAGTAAATCTATCTTGAATTTCCAAAAACTCTATACTAAATCTTAAATTACTATATATCCTGATATCCATAATTGATAAGTAACTGCACAactgttaaaacatatatataatatttcaCATAAATAATACAAGTTAATGCCAACGTGAAAATTCTTTGCAGATTTTAGCATCGTCCATTTATTATGAATGATTAATTCctattacatcataatgcaaagcCTATTACTGATAAGTACCTCCAAAGTGATATAATCTGAAAATTCATGCACTAAATTATATCTTAAATTTCCATAATATAACTTCAAACAAGTCTTAAATTACTATATTGATATTGCTTCTTGTTTCAAGCAACATGAATTTACAGAAAGTAATTCTGAATTAAATCTTAAATTGTTAACCATcttaatatcaaatttatttaattattaatcttaaTAGCAATCTTCACTGATAAATTACCATTCAAATATAtggtatatataaatattattttaattaaggcCCCTGATATATATAAGGCTAAAACCACTACCACTTGTATTGTAACTACACAGTTGGTTAGTTTGCATGTGATTACAAGTTCCAGCCCCTCACAATAAGACTTGCAATGCTATCTCAAGCTAGCTCTATTGCTATATGCatatgaaataactgaagatgtaTTGCACGATTCATGATACATTACCATATTTGTGAGATGCAGGTTGAGATTAACAATGCACATTGTTTTAGCAATTAAATAAAACTAGTACACCAAAATTGTCTAAGACTTGAAATATAACCATATAATAACACCAACATCTATGCCACTGATGATTTATGTCTGTACAAATTACTGTCACCATCCCAAAGAGAATTCCTTCATACCATAAATCAAAGAAAAGATATTTTATGAGACATACCTTTAAGACCACACCCACAGTGCCAACTTCCTTACTTGCATCTGGAAATTGAAATACTGCCATATGCCTATGAGGATCAAATTGCTCATTTATTGGGTCAAACTTCTCAATTCCATACTTTTTAAACACCTGCAGTCCATACCAACATCATTAGAATAAACCTCTGCCTTAAAACCTTACTATTTCATATCTAATGAATGCTTAGATTCCCAAACTTCCTGAAACAGTTAATAGATGTTGACTTTAGCACCTAAGAAAGTTAAGGCCAGGAAAATTAGGTTACATCAGATAGTTGTTTTTCTGTCATCTCCACTCCTCCTAAGAGTGTTTTCAGAAGTGCTGCAGCACCATTTGAATCTTTTGAGGCGTCTAACTTGCTAAAGCTTTCCTTTGCAACAGATGAAGCTCTTCCCAAATTATCTGCAACATCTAACAAGCTCTTGGCAAAGCTCTGCAATGCAATATATAATAAGAATACAACAGCAGTAGATATCAGTTTACCATCTCAACAAATAATACAGCAACAGTAGGTGTAAATTTACCATATCTACAATATTTTATAAGTAGAACTCATTGAAAATATAGAATCGATCAAAACATTCCATATGTAAGTCCAAAATACTAACTCTTCGTTCAGTATATCCCTAAAAATTGACAAGAATAGGCACCTGTATTGCAAACTTTTTTGAGTTTTCTGCATCACGCCTTGTTCTATCCATGACATTTTCAACTTCTGCATAGCTCCGAAGAACCTTCTCCTGCATTGACTGAATTTCTTTGTGCTTAACCATCAATAGTTCTTCTTTCTCGTCTACAAGCCGAATCAAATCCTCTGTAGTAAGTTCCTTCTCTTCATCCGAATCTAATTCTGATTCTGACTCTGACTCATTTTTCTTCACATTATTCTTGGGCTCTGTCCGTGCTCTCTTCACAGCTTCCCCTTTTCCTACTGAGTCTGGTTTCTTTTGACTAACAGGCTCAACAGGTTCCTCTCCTTTATTCCCCAGTGAACTCTCTGTCGATGAATCTGTATTTGATTCCTTTTGTGACAAATCAGGTGATGTAACAGAGGAGGAAAAAGACAACTTCTGAGTTAAAAAAGCTGGCTGAGGTCGAGAGAAGGCTTGAATTGTTTCACAGGAACCCCACAGCAACTGCACATGAAATTTAACTTAGGTAAAACTaaacatgaatagaaaatacaagaaCATGGCATAAACCCATATTGTTTAATAATTTCCTATTCTGGTTTGAGTTGTTGCAGATATCAAGCTAAATGGTTTAGCTTGAATAATATTCAAAAGTAATTTCTATATCCATGATATGAATATGTTGACCACCATATCCGAACCTCAAACACAAACATTATTTCtagatatattatttattatatgctGCCCAAACTATTATCTAAGTTTTCCACGATAATCAAGAAATTTATAGCCTACTCACCATCCCAACTTCTAAGAACACATTTTTCAGAAGAAAAACATAAACATCTATCTGACCCTATAGATACCCACACTTCTGTTTGATGTAACTAAAAGCAGGGACGACCATGCTTTCAAACTCAATAAGATGCAATGAAATAAGTCAATAAAAATATCATACATAAGCAAGGCAAATGAAAAAACATTTTCCCAAAAGgcatatttaagaaaaataaaatcaccattgtatCAATAATCTTGGTTGAAAAATCATCTCTATATATGCAAGATTTAGAACACAACAATACTGCAATATACTACCAATAGACCATCGCACTATTTTTGATaaactctatcaaaacaaaaaaGTTCCATCAAACATGACTGTACAAAATGCATATTAACTGCAATTTTCCAGTTTAATGCAAACGTAAATACAGCCTCCTTTGATTACAAATGATATTATTATCTCTTCTGTTTGAGGACTATTATTTCTAGTAGTATACAGCCTTTTCAGAATCCATCTAGTTCAGGCATCAAATTTTGCAAGACCAAGCTCATGATTTTTCGTATTTTCGTAAGGCTATATTTTAATTTTGTCTATAAATACTATTAAGTAGAAAAAGAAAACCATTACATATATATTAGTGTGTAATTTTAAGGTTCTTGGCTTTAATATATGTCCTTCTATAGAGCTTACATGTTTTAAAGGCTGTGTATTTTTGTATCTTTGATGTCTACAATTTACCCACATAATTGTAGTTATTAGATACTTCTTTACACAACCTATAACTCTTTGCCCACTCATGATATGAAAAGTTAGTATTTTTTTTGCAAAAAGAGACATGCATCATCCATTGTGACCAAATGATACTTGTAAAGATCATGACAATAGATTTTACTAGTTATGTTTGGTTTAGCAAATATAGTCATCAAATGTAATGTCCCTCTTTGGAATATTCCTGATCTTTAACTTAAAACAATAATTTttactaaaaataataatatcTTTATCAAAGCTAAAGAATTTATGACAATattcagatcaataaatcatagcACAATACTCAAAGTCAATCATATCGTGAATTCTCTAGAAATACTTGCAAATCTGCTGAATTGAAAGTTTCATCCCTAACTCAATAGTGACAATATCAAGGGTTTTCGTCCTTAGCTTTCCAAAGAGCATGAAAGGGTTTTCTTCCTCCCAACTGTTAGACCACCTtggagggtttttgtccttgacCAAGATTTGGGTTTTCATCCAAACTTGATAAGAGAAAGAAAGGGTTTCCATCCTTCCAATTCTCATGTATCCAAAAGGGATTTTGTCCTTCCAATTTGCAAGATACTACTTAGAATTCACAACTGATAACATTGCTGACTTGATGCTTCAATGAATTTCTACTTTATATTTTTTTCTGAATGAATTGATACTTAAAAATATGAATTTCTGAGTTGATTGAGTTTCTTGGATGAAACAATACCTAAATGAATTGATACTTGAATGAATTGATATTTGAATGGATGATGCTTGAATGGTTGATGTTTGAATGATTGACGCTTGAATGATTGATGTTTGAATGATTGAGATTTGAATGATTGTTGTTTGAAAGATTTGATCCTTGAATGAtgagttgattgatttgatagattgattgcttgattgcttTTCAATGAACCGATTTGCCCTTTTCTTGAAACAGTCACCATCCTTCACAAGTAATGAGTCAGTACCCTTCTTTGCTACCGTTTTGAGAATAATAATTTATTTCCAAATTGATTGCTTGAAATAATTCCTTTATTCCCAATTGATTATTCATTGCTGATTGCTGGTCTCTTCCCAAGAAATGATCTCCTCTTTATATCTTGTTATTGAGGGAGTCACAAACTTCcacaattaccaccctttgaaagagtactgttattttaaaccctaggtatgttaaCCAGATTTATCtaattgattatgccctaggttgtattcagatttgcagtattttagtaaaccaacatagattaaattgtgctctagattgtaatcagatttgcaatatttagtaagccaacataaatcataaatagaacagaagacaaacaagcataccctgggaaaacctccaaggaggaaaaacccagcatgaaagacccacaggtcagattatatattctcctctaaaatataagtacaatacttagcttgaatatgatcttcacatatcagatctaTCCTTGTATGCTTCAATGACTTGCATCATAATCTACTATGTCACTTTGGACAATTTCGCACCAAGCTGAATAAGTTCGCACTTTTCCTTAAGTTCGCACAGCAGAGCTAAATCGCCTTTTGATATGATTAAACTTGATTGAAATGACTTGCAAATTGTCATTTACTTATATGCATCTTTATTCCTTTTAAGTCGACCTCCTTATTATTTTTGGTGCTAATGTTATTTTGGAGTTTATTTAGCGTGGCATGGAGAATAAGGGTGGGGTCACGTTATTTTAGGGTAGGACCCGGTCCTAAAAGGGGgtttggatgttgccttaaggcaatccgaacccctatacccctagttacaatcaacactccctcttaactagggaggaggagaatacataatctgaaccttttaagttccatctagcacacaagcatagaatggatctagcacacaagcatagaattacatctcccacctagcacacaagcataggatggttctagcacacaagcatataaAGTGTAATACACCACtgggtctttacattattacaataatccatctagcacacaagcatagattggatgaaattcattcttgcacacaagcaaagaatgattcaaagtgctaccaatagtcactgagattgaagctccctctcaatcagggttccgttttccatgacaccaagtctatctctgaagtacttgaacttcactctggataagggtttggtgaggatgtcagcaatctgttcatttgtgctaatgtactttagatgaatggaGCCTCTCTGTACCATATCCCGAATgtaatgatagtgtgtttccacatgtttggaccgatcatgaaatacaggatttactgacatctttatacaactttgattatcacaatgaatggtggtaggatcattgacttgaccaaataatccaacaaggagcttacgaagccacactgcttctctggatgcaacagatgcgacaatgtactcagcttctgtagtgcttaatgctaccgaagattgctttctgcatgcccaagagatcactgcggagCCCAAGTTGAAGAAGATGCCTGAAatgcttttcctgtccttgacacttcctgcccaatctgaatct from Cryptomeria japonica chromosome 3, Sugi_1.0, whole genome shotgun sequence harbors:
- the LOC131874409 gene encoding grpE protein homolog 2, mitochondrial-like gives rise to the protein MGVLRHSELNDELLWGSCETIQAFSRPQPAFLTQKLSFSSSVTSPDLSQKESNTDSSTESSLGNKGEEPVEPVSQKKPDSVGKGEAVKRARTEPKNNVKKNESESESELDSDEEKELTTEDLIRLVDEKEELLMVKHKEIQSMQEKVLRSYAEVENVMDRTRRDAENSKKFAIQSFAKSLLDVADNLGRASSVAKESFSKLDASKDSNGAAALLKTLLGGVEMTEKQLSDVFKKYGIEKFDPINEQFDPHRHMAVFQFPDASKEVGTVGVVLKLGYILHDRIIRPA